A window of the Brassica napus cultivar Da-Ae chromosome C5, Da-Ae, whole genome shotgun sequence genome harbors these coding sequences:
- the LOC106452531 gene encoding protein phosphatase 2C 37: MAGICCGVVGESEPAVTVDSSTRASLRRRLDLLPSIKIVAPPLESSRKRQKRETPSGNQDLESNVRSERNVEKKARSSPVKNSNLIPSSATEAESCFVSDAPKIGTTSVCGRRRDMEDAVSVHHSLIHKNSENLHFYGVFDGHGCSHVAEKCRERLHEIVKRDVEAMAAGGEDEWKETMAKSFQKMDREVCQRDSNNGAASRSVKSSCRCELQSPQCDAVGSTAVVSVVTPEKIVVSNCGDSRAVLCRNGVAIPLSSDHKPDRPDELIRIQQAGGRVIYWDGARVLGVLAMSRAIGDNYLKPYVIPDPEVAVTDRTDDDECLILASDGLWDVVTNETACGVARMCLQGAAAADGGDSDTAHNACSDAALLLTKLALARQSSDNVSVVVVDLRKRRSNNQVS; the protein is encoded by the exons ATGGCTGGGATTTGCTGCGGTGTTGTTGGGGAGAGCGAACCGGCGGTTACGGTCGATTCGTCTACTCGAGCTTCTCTTAGACGGAGGTTAGATCTACTCCCTTCGATCAAAATAGTTGCTCCTCCGCTTGAGAGCTCACGTAAGCGGCAGAAACGTGAGACACCGTCGGGAAATCAAGATCTGGAATCGAATGTACGTAGCGAGAGGAACGTGGAGAAGAAGGCGCGATCATCACCGGTTAAGAATTCAAATTTGATTCCGAGCTCCGCGACGGAAGCAGAGAGCTGTTTCGTCTCCGATGCGCCTAAGATCGGAACGACGTCGGTTTGCGGCAGGAGAAGAGACATGGAAGACGCCGTCTCGGTTCACCACTCGctgatccacaaaaactccgagAATCTCCACTTCTACGGCGTTTTCGACGGCCACGGCTGCTCTCACGTCGCGGAGAAGTGCAGGGAGCGTTTGCATGAGATTGTCAAGCGGGACGTCGAAGCTATGGCCGCCGGAGGAGAGGACGAGTGGAAGGAGACGATGGCGAAGAGCTTCCAGAAGATGGATCGAGAAGTTTGCCAGCGAGACTCTAACAACGGTGCGGCGAGTCGGAGCGTGAAGAGCTCGTGCAGATGCGAATTGCAGTCTCCTCAGTGCGACGCCGTCGGATCCACCGCCGTCGTGTCCGTAGTCACGCCGGAGAAGATCGTCGTCTCTAACTGCGGAGACTCTCGCGCCGTGCTTTGCCGTAACGGAGTGGCCATCCCTCTCTCTTCGGATCATAAG CCGGATCGACCCGATGAATTGATTCGGATCCAACAAGCGGGCGGGCGGGTTATCTACTGGGACGGCGCCAGGGTTCTAGGAGTTCTCGCTATGTCGAGAGCTATTGGTGATAACTACTTAAAACCGTATGTGATTCCGGATCCGGAGGTAGCCGTAACGGATCGAACCGACGACGACGAGTGCTTGATCTTAGCGAGTGATGGACTCTGGGACGTTGTGACGAACGAGACTGCGTGCGGCGTTGCTCGCATGTGCCTTCAAGGTGCTGCTGCGGCGGATGGAGGAGACTCTGATACGGCGCACAACGCGTGTTCGGACGCTGCGTTGCTGTTGACGAAGCTGGCTCTGGCGAGACAGAGCTCCGATAACGTTAGTGTCGTGGTGGTTGACTTGAGGAAAAGGAGGAGTAATAATCAAGTGTCTTGA
- the LOC106452533 gene encoding eukaryotic translation initiation factor 3 subunit G — protein MTMDAQQKTSKFKWGEMDEDDDLDFLLPPKQVIGPDANGLKTVIEYKFNDQGKKVKITTKSRVRKLASARLNKRAMERRSWPRFGDAANEDAGSNLTMVSTEEIVLERPRAPGTKAEESNGDSLSQLSKPGAVLMVCRTCHKKGDHWTSKCPYKDLAAPVDVFVDKPPTGEPSAVSAAPGPGKASYVPPSMRPGADRSAAGSDMRRRNDENSVRVTNLSEDTREPDLMELFHPFGAVTRVYVAIDQKTGVSRGFGFVNFVSREDAQRAINKLNGYGYDNLILRVEWATPRPTQ, from the exons atgacgATGGATGCGCAGCAGAAAACGAGCAAGTTCAAATGGGGAGAGATGGACGAAGACGACGATCTCGATTTCCTCCTCCCTCCGAAGCAGGTGATCGGCCCCGACGCAAACGGATTGAAGACGGTGATCGAGTACAAGTTCAACGACCAAGGCAAGAAGGTCAAGATCACCACCAAGTCGCGCGTCCGTAAGCTTGCTTCCGCGAGGCTCAACAAACGCGCCATGGAGCGGAGGAGCTGGCCTAGGTTCGGAGACGCAGCGAACGAGGACGCCGGTAGCAATCTCACCATGGTTTCCACCGAAGAGATCGTCTTGGAACGACCTAGGGCTCCTG GCACCAAAGCAGAAGAATCCAATGGAGACAGCTTGTCTCAGCTGAGCAAACCTGGTGCCGTCCTCATGGTCTGCAGGACATGCCACAAGAAAGGTGATCACTGGACATCAAAGTGTCCTTACAAGGATCTAGCTGCACCAGTGGATGTCTTTGTGGACAAGCCACCCACTGGGGAGCCATCTGCCGTATCCGCTGCACCTGGACCTGGCAAGGCCTCTTATGTCCCGCCCAGCATGAGACCAGGTGCGGACAGAAGCGCTGCTGGTTCGGACATGAGGAGGAGGAACGATGAGAACTCTGTTCGTGTCACTAACTTGTCTGAAGACACCCGTGAGCCTGATTTGATGGAGCTTTTCCATCCGTTTGGAGCTGTCACGCGTGTCTACGTGGCGATTGATCAGAAAACTGGAGTGAGCAGAGGGTTTGGATTCGTTAATTTCGTGAGCAGAGAAGACGCTCAACGAGCAATCAACAAGTTGAATGGTTATGGTTATGATAACCTCATCCTCAGGGTTGAGTGGGCTACTCCAAGACCCACCCAGTAA
- the LOC111206549 gene encoding PRA1 family protein A3 has product MDWDSVAAGDVVEALREVEWSTSPRSVAEFFSRFAFPRSFSKWMSRLKCNLYYYRTNYFILLVFVLGLALITRPLAIIGAALTALSLAFLNDSFAATFNEKAIRTIRQFSPHLAAKMRPPHMPVIRGRSASRKTVYVCGQPRLVFVLLGLTASFVLWFTSCGLLWVLYALATALLLIMLHASLRTPNLKARLNTFREEFRAVWRNYSEL; this is encoded by the exons atggATTGGGATAGCGTAGCTGCGGGGGATGTGGTAGAGGCGCTAAGAGAGGTTGAGTGGTCGACGAGTCCTCGTTCCGTGGCAGAGTTCTTCTCCAGATTCGCCTTCCCTCGCTCTTTCTCTAAATGGATGAGCCGCCTCAAATGCAATCTCTACTa CTATAGGACGAATTACTTCATCCTGCTGGTTTTCGTTCTGG GTCTTGCACTTATCACCCGACCTCTTGCCATCATTGGTGCTGCTCTTACTGCCTTGAGCTTAGCTTTCCTTAACGACAG CTTTGCAGCTACTTTCAATGAAAAGGCTATCCGGACCATAAGGCAATTCTCGCCGCATTTAGCTGCAAAGATGAGGCCTCCCCACat GCCTGTCATTCGCGGGCGATCTGCGTCTAGAAAGACGGTGTACGTTTGTGGCCAACCACGTTTGGTGTTCGTGTTGCTGGGATTAACCG CTAGCTTTGTCTTGTGGTTTACTTCCTGCGGTTTGTTATGGGTCCTTTATGCACTTGCCACTGCTCTTCTCC TGATCATGCTTCATGCGAGTCTGAGAACTCCGAACCTCAAGGCACGCTTGAACACATTCCGTGAAGAGTTCAGGGCTGTGTGGCGTAACTACAGTGAACTTTAA